The following are from one region of the Eubacterium sp. MSJ-33 genome:
- a CDS encoding sensor histidine kinase, protein MMVVFFSVFIIAASWLLCSYVLSGVFRYSIKNNLIATYDSCNELFRNATGEEFDNGDLFGQIKNPQDAVVMIVDSENGKLYTSINDEGQMMEGMRSLMSSIQNEDSESQFEKGEYIIRRNHDTVTNADYYDLIGRLENGYEVLLRTPIARVESVMKVMTHLFVYICIGLMVFGTAFMLLFSNIFAAPIKRMSKAAKRMSELDFDVKIPVTSNDEIGELGNSMNEMSEKLEHTISELKAANIELQRDIAERRKIDDMRKEFLSHVSHELKTPIALIQGYAEGLKDDMCDDKESRDFYTDVIIDESHKMNTMVKRLLALNEIEFGDTKLNIERFELVGFVNSILTSTKILAEEKGAEIIFEEEPPVYVWADEYMIEEVFTNYLTNAIHYVRKDGVIRISFKPMGNDIRVCVYNQGDWIAEEDIGRVFEKFYKADKARTREYGGNGIGLSIVAATMEAHGKKYGVENVADGVLFYFDLDANVLADK, encoded by the coding sequence ATGATGGTTGTTTTTTTCTCTGTATTTATAATTGCAGCATCCTGGCTGTTGTGCAGTTATGTGTTAAGCGGTGTATTCCGTTACAGTATAAAGAATAACCTGATAGCAACCTATGATTCCTGTAACGAATTATTTCGGAATGCAACTGGGGAAGAGTTTGACAACGGTGATTTGTTTGGACAGATTAAAAATCCACAGGATGCGGTTGTTATGATTGTGGATTCAGAAAATGGTAAATTGTATACATCTATCAATGACGAGGGTCAGATGATGGAAGGTATGCGCAGCCTGATGAGCAGTATTCAAAACGAGGATAGCGAGAGTCAGTTTGAAAAGGGTGAGTATATCATCCGAAGAAACCATGATACAGTAACAAATGCAGATTATTATGATTTGATTGGCAGACTGGAAAATGGATACGAAGTATTGCTTCGGACTCCGATTGCACGCGTGGAGTCGGTCATGAAGGTTATGACACACCTGTTTGTGTACATCTGTATCGGACTTATGGTGTTCGGAACGGCATTTATGCTGCTGTTCAGTAATATATTTGCTGCACCGATCAAGCGGATGTCCAAGGCTGCCAAAAGAATGAGCGAACTTGATTTTGATGTAAAAATCCCAGTTACAAGCAACGATGAGATTGGTGAGCTTGGAAACAGTATGAACGAGATGTCAGAGAAACTGGAACATACGATTTCAGAACTCAAGGCAGCAAATATAGAGTTGCAGCGGGATATTGCAGAGCGCCGTAAGATTGACGATATGCGGAAGGAATTTTTGTCGCACGTGTCCCATGAGTTAAAGACACCGATTGCTTTGATTCAGGGGTATGCCGAGGGCCTGAAGGATGATATGTGCGATGACAAGGAGAGCCGGGATTTCTATACGGATGTAATTATAGATGAGTCTCATAAGATGAACACGATGGTCAAGCGACTGCTTGCATTAAATGAGATTGAGTTTGGAGATACGAAACTCAATATTGAGCGGTTTGAACTGGTTGGTTTTGTCAATTCAATTTTGACATCCACCAAGATTCTGGCAGAGGAAAAGGGTGCGGAGATTATATTCGAGGAAGAGCCTCCTGTTTATGTCTGGGCGGATGAATATATGATTGAAGAGGTCTTTACGAATTATCTGACGAATGCAATTCATTATGTTCGAAAAGATGGTGTGATTCGTATCTCATTTAAACCTATGGGGAACGATATCCGGGTCTGCGTCTACAATCAGGGAGATTGGATTGCCGAAGAGGATATTGGCCGTGTATTTGAAAAATTTTATAAGGCGGATAAGGCGCGTACAAGAGAGTATGGCGGAAATGGAATAGGTCTTTCCATCGTTGCAGCAACGATGGAGGCACATGGAAAAAAATATGGTGTAGAAAATGTAGCGGATGGAGTGCTTTTTTACTTTGATTTGGATGCTAATGTGCTTGCCGATAAGTGA
- a CDS encoding chemotaxis protein CheV, which translates to MDSNILLESGTNELEVLEFIINGNHYGINVEKVREILPYQEITPVPNSHPCIEGIFMPRGDIITVIDLFQTLGFQNLDKQNNFLIVTNFNNLNIAFDVQSVLGINRVSWKDVVKPDATVSGPGTGIATGIIKNEDNLLIILDFERIVEGICPETSLKISQVTELEGRERNNIPILIAEDSMMLCKLIEDALHKAGYTKLTIKNNGQEAWDYLCELKKNNGVDYGAKCLITDIEMPQMDGHHLIKKIRETEGLKQIPIVIFSSLINEDMKRKGDLLGADAQISKPEIGQLVGILDSLVASQIYGTK; encoded by the coding sequence ATGGATTCAAATATTTTATTGGAAAGTGGCACAAATGAACTTGAGGTTCTTGAGTTCATTATAAATGGAAATCATTATGGAATCAATGTAGAGAAGGTGCGGGAGATTCTTCCGTATCAGGAAATCACACCGGTTCCAAATTCACATCCTTGCATTGAAGGTATCTTTATGCCGCGTGGGGATATCATTACAGTTATTGATCTGTTCCAGACATTGGGATTCCAAAATCTGGATAAGCAGAATAACTTTTTGATTGTGACGAATTTCAACAATCTGAATATCGCATTTGATGTACAGTCAGTACTTGGCATCAACCGTGTATCATGGAAGGATGTTGTGAAGCCGGATGCAACCGTCAGTGGACCCGGAACCGGAATTGCGACAGGTATTATCAAGAATGAAGATAATTTATTGATTATTCTTGATTTTGAGCGGATTGTGGAGGGTATTTGTCCGGAGACAAGTTTGAAGATTTCTCAGGTGACAGAGTTAGAAGGACGTGAGCGTAACAACATTCCAATCCTGATTGCAGAGGACTCCATGATGCTCTGCAAGCTGATTGAGGATGCACTGCATAAAGCGGGATATACGAAGCTTACAATCAAGAATAACGGACAGGAAGCATGGGATTATCTGTGTGAGCTGAAGAAGAACAATGGTGTGGACTATGGTGCGAAGTGTTTGATTACAGACATTGAGATGCCACAGATGGATGGACATCATCTGATTAAGAAGATTCGTGAGACAGAGGGATTAAAACAGATTCCGATTGTGATATTCTCATCTTTGATCAATGAGGATATGAAGCGTAAGGGCGATCTGCTTGGCGCAGATGCACAGATCAGCAAGCCG